Proteins encoded within one genomic window of Scheffersomyces stipitis CBS 6054 chromosome 3, complete sequence:
- a CDS encoding predicted protein, whose amino-acid sequence MSAPKKIKLDNKMFRICTHSGSFHADESLAVYMLRLLPKFADAELIRSRNPKDWEESDIVVDVSGKYDGVKFFDHHQREFNSTFSEKYNTKLSSAGLVYKHFGKEIIQQVLEYTPEKDSKNIDLLYEKVYKEFIESLDANDNGINNYSTEIEATKKFSDKNITLPSLVSKLNPKWNESCTDADFDRQFLKSSELMGMAFISVLEGYGKGWLPAKSIVEESFDARFDVDKSGEILVLNQFCPWKEHLYSIEKENNAEGQIKFVLFQDSSDKWRVSTVSVTSSSFEFRLGLPEELRGLRDDELSQKSGVDGCIFIHAAGFIGGAQTKEAVLQLAKLSLAGN is encoded by the coding sequence ATGTCAGCACccaaaaagatcaaattAGATAACAAGATGTTCAGAATTTGCACTCATTCCGGCTCGTTCCATGCGGACGAATCTCTCGCTGTGTACATGCTCAGGTTATTGCCCAAGTTCGCTGACGCCGAGTTGatcagatccagaaacCCCAAGGATTGGGAAGAAAGTGACATTGTAGTGGATGTCAGCGGTAAGTACGATGGTGTGAAGTTCTTTGACCATCACCAAAGAGAATTCAACTCGACTTTctctgaaaaatacaataCTAAATTGTCTTCTGCTGGTTTAGTGTACAAACATTTCGGGAAGGAAATCATACAACAAGTATTGGAATATACCCCAGAAAAGGACTCCAAGAACATCGACTTGTTGTACGAAAAAGTTTACAAAGAATTCATCGAATCATTAGATGCCAACGACAATGGTATCAACAACTATTCGACTGAAATCGAAGCTACCAAGAAATTCTCAGACAAGAACATAACATTGCCTTCTTTGGTATCAAAGTTAAACCCGAAGTGGAACGAAAGCTGTACAGATGCTGACTTCGACCGTCAATTCCTCAAGAGTTCTGAATTGATGGGCATGGCCTTTATCAGCGTTTTGGAAGGATACGGTAAGGGTTGGTTGCCAGCCAAGAGTATCGTAGAAGAATCTTTTGATGCTAGATTTGATGTAGACAAGTCAGGCGAAATCCTTGTCTTGAATCAATTCTGTCCATGGAAGGAACACTTGTATTCTatcgaaaaagaaaataatgCAGAAGGACAAATCAAGTTTGTTTTGTTCCAGGATTCTAGTGATAAATGGAGAGTTTCTACCGTTTCTGTTACTTCGTCATCTTTTGAATTCAGATTGGGATTACCCGAAGAATTGAGAGGTTTGAGAGATGACGAGTTGAGCCAAAAGAGTGGAGTCGACGGATGTATCTTCATTCACGCTGCCGGCTTCATCGGGGGTGCCCAAACCAAGGAGGCCGTATTGCAATTGGCAAAGTTGTCCTTGGCAGGAAACTGA
- the CP52C gene encoding Cytochrome P450 52A6 (CYPLIIA6) (Alkane-inducible P450-ALK3) (Cytochrome P450 52A12 (Alkane hydroxylase 1) (Alkane-inducible p450alk 1) (DH-ALK2)~go_process electron transport) yields the protein MYEKTIIALSYLSKWYVLLGSAVAVLALYRYITVQLIIRKHGCKDPIKFTQGGFLCIPIILELLRRMKTGEMIDEGFRLFNEYPDTTQYVNLFGVRVLLTGEPEVYKAVLATQFNNFALGFRHSHFAPLLGDGIFTLDGEGWKNSRAMLRPQFARQQVSHVQMLEPHIQTLAKHIKARKGTTFDLQELFFRLTMDSATEFLFGESVRSLHDEVIGMQRPDIEGISNFSEAFNTSQRYLAVRAYSQVLYWLTNPKEFRDCNAKVQKVAQYFVNKALSFSDSELEEKSKKGYIFLYELTKQTRDPKVLQDQLLNILIAGRDTTAGLLSFTFYELARNPAIFEKLKAAIYADFGRGDVSEISFESLKKCEYLKFVLNEALRLYPSVPVNFRVATKDTVLPTGGGPDGQSPMFVRKYTTVAYGVYFTHRMKQFYGEDAEVFKPERWAENRKLGWAYLPFNGGPRICLGQQFALTEASYVVVRLIQMFPNIVSKDDGPYPPRKSVQLTMCLQDGVKIQMS from the coding sequence ATGTATGAGAAAACAATTATAGCATTGCTGTACCTCAGCAAGTGGTACGTTCTCTTGGGATCTGCTGTCGCCGTTTTGGCCCTCTACAGATACATCACGGTTCAGTTGATTATTAGAAAGCATGGCTGCAAGGATCCTATTAAGTTCACACAAGGTGGATTTCTCTGTATTCCTATCATCCTTGAATTACTTAGAAGAATGAAAACAGGTGAAATGATTGATGAAGGTTTTAGACTCTTCAATGAGTACCCCGATACCACTCAATACGTTAACCTATTTGGTGTCAGAGTTTTGCTTACGGGTGAACCAGAGGTATACAAGGCAGTTTTGGCAACCCAATTTAACAATTTTGCTCTTGGATTTAGACATTCTCATTTCGCTCCTTTGTTGGGAGATGGGATCTTCACCTTGGATGGCGAAGGTTGGAAAAATTCCAGAGCTATGTTGAGACCACAGTTCGCTAGACAACAAGTTTCTCATGTCCAAATGTTGGAACCTCATATCCAGACCTTGGCCAAGCACATCAAAGCTAGAAAGGGTACCACATTTGATCTTCAGGAGTTGTTCTTCAGACTCACCATGGACTCAGCTACGGAATTTTTATTTGGTGAAAGTGTGAGGTCGTTGCATGACGAGGTTATTGGTATGCAGAGACCAGACATTGAAGGTATTTCTAATTTTTCTGAAGCATTTAACACGTCTCAGCGCTATCTTGCTGTTAGAGCCTATTCCCAGGTTCTTTACTGGTTGACCAACCCTAAAGAATTCAGAGACTGCAATGCAAAAGTGCAGAAGGTAGCACAGTACTTCGTGAACAAGGCCTTGTCTTTTTCGGATtctgaattggaagaaaagtcGAAGAAAGGAtacatcttcttgtacGAATTGACCAAACAAACTAGGGACCCAAAGGTCTTGCAGGATcagttgttgaatattttgATTGCTGGTAGAGATACTACAGCAGGACTTTTGTCGTTTACCTTCTATGAGTTGGCCAGAAATCCAGcaatctttgaaaaattgaaagctGCAATCTATGCTGACTTCGGAAGAGGTGATGTTAGTGAAATCTCATTTGAGTCTTTGAAAAAGTGTGAATATTTGAAGTTTGTTTTGAATGAGGCCTTGCGTCTCTATCCTTCAGTTCCAGTAAATTTCAGAGTTGCTACCAAAGACACTGTTCTACCAACAGGTGGTGGACCCGACGGCCAGTCGCCAATGTTTGTCAGAAAGTACACAACTGTAGCGTACGGTGTCTACTTCACTCATAGAATGAAGCAATTTTATGGTGAAGATGCAGAAGTATTCAAGCCAGAAAGATGGGCTGAAAACAGGAAGTTGGGATGGGCCTACCTTCCATTCAATGGTGGTCCAAGAATTTGCTTAGGGCAACAATTTGCTTTGACTGAAGCCTCTTACGTTGTTGTCAGACTTATTCAAATGTTCCCCAATATTGTGAGCAAGGATGACGGTCCTTATCCACCTAGAAAGTCTGTTCAATTGACCATGTGTCTTCAGGATGGAGTCAAGATCCAAATGTCCTAG
- the SKS1 gene encoding Serine/threonine protein kinase (go_function protein kinase activity; ATP binding~go_process protein amino acid phosphorylation), with product NPNMYLNNFVMNGNIRFVKKIGAGTFGLIYLVEDVNTGKQYAAKMVLKDPPPKQGSSKDSTENKKYIQAKIFNYFASHQQVVAEDIELDLIKEDGVHCPFLREIALHLKVHKHPNVITIHRVLNLGDLAIVILMDYFEQGDLFNNIIDNQIFLKHKPEHHKQLLMKNVMLQLVEVIEYCHEQGVYHCDLKPENIMIRYNSSYKRKSAWPLVDYDEVHIVLIDFGLAMSSNLICCNACRGSSFYMAPERTTNYNTNRVIRGLVDMKQYHSVEINNVTVTESNSKFFPTLAGDIWSLGVLFINITCARNPWPIASFNENHGNNEVFRGYMLDNNKNILTSILPISFQFNRLLDKIFQLNPNDRIALPELYKEVIKCDFFHDFKKRNSSSASGKDNYQLNTPPETDACNSYVNSDDEERGKDSHSEEEIED from the coding sequence AATCCAAACATGTatctcaacaactttgTTATGAACGGTAACATCCGGTTCGTCAAGAAAATCGGTGCCGGAACCTTTGGCCTAATCTACTTAGTAGAAGATGTGAATACTGGCAAACAGTACGCAGCCAAAATGGTGTTGAAAGACCCACCACCAAAGCAGGGCTCCTCCAAGGACTCGACAGAAAATAAAAAGTACATCCAGGccaaaatcttcaattacTTTGCCAGCCACCAGCAAGTGGTTGCTGAGGATATCGAATTGGACCTCATCAAAGAGGATGGAGTGCATTGCCCATTCCTTCGTGAAATAGCATTGCACTTAAAGGTCCACAAGCATCCAAACGTCATAACCATCCATAGAGTGTTGAACTTGGGCGACTTAGCCATTGTCATCTTGATGGATTACTTTGAACAAGgtgatttgttcaacaacattaTCGACAACCAAATCTTTTTAAAGCATAAACCAGAACATCATAAGCAATTATTAATGAAGAACGTCATGTTGCAGCTCgttgaagttattgaaTACTGCCATGAGCAAGGTGTATACCACTGCGACTTGAAACCAGAAAATATCATGATCCGTTATAATTCAAGCTACAAGAGAAAGTCGGCCTGGCCATTGGTTGACTACGACGAAGTCCACATTGTCTTGATTGACTTCGGTTTAGCCATGAGCTCCAACTTGATCTGCTGCAATGCCTGCAGAGGCTCCAGTTTCTACATGGCTCCAGAAAGAACCACCAACTACAACACCAACAGAGTCATCAGAGGCTTAGTTGACATGAAACAATATCACTCTGTGGAAATCAACAACGTCACGGTGACAGAATCcaattccaagttcttcccAACATTGGCCGGTGATATCTGGTCATTGGGAGTTTTATTCATCAACATTACCTGTGCAAGAAACCCATGGCCAATTGCATCGTTCAATGAAAACCACGGCAACAACGAGGTATTCAGAGGCTACATGTTAGAtaacaacaagaacatcCTCACCTCAATCTTGCCAATCTCATTCCAATTCAACAGATTGTTGGATAAGATCTTCCAATTGAACCCTAACGACAGAATCGCATTACCTGAATTGTACAAGGAAGTCATCAAGTGTGATTTCTTCCacgacttcaagaagagaaacagcAGTTCGGCTTCGGGCAAGGACAACTATCAGTTGAACACTCCTCCAGAAACAGACGCCTGCAACTCGTATGTCAAcagtgatgatgaagaacgCGGAAAGGATTCCCactcagaagaagaaatcgaagac
- the GAL1 gene encoding galactokinase (Galactokinase (Galactose kinase)~go_function ATP binding; kinase activity~go_process phosphorylation), which yields MSESVVPTFHDLSFYSRPDENKVRYEKLTAEFVKNFEVKPDFFARSPGRVNLMGDHIDYNFFSVLPMAIDVDVVAAVKTNDSGEMVITNTNSANFKKETIKLPEDGSVVSIEKEHFSWASYFSCSLIVAHKYIMEKYPEKPLKGLYITFDGTVPTGGGLSSSAAFCVASTLAVLKANGVDSISKADLTRITVVSEHYVGVNTGGMDQCASVYGEASKALLIHFRPKLIGIPFGFPKIAEDDELTFLISNSLQVSNKHETAPIHYNLRVVEMAIASDILAKKLNLNPPRDSNVSTATLRGVLDSYVAEVLKQEKWDADDYQTGIKHLNTLLEIVERESIFNAEQKVGFSVEEAAKELGITVEEFKEKYLSKIPVRFETLKLYQRAKHVYAESLKVLECLSLLGEFSKSSKNPQQFLEAFGNILNESQKSLDLLNNSSNEKLNKICEIALKNGSYGSRVTGAGWGGCIVHLSTSKKLPQLQKALVDEYFKVEFPAITQAELDEAIINSQPATGSCVVLLE from the exons ATGAGCGAATCTGTAGTACCTACATTCCACGACCTATCTTTCTACTCTCGCCCAGATGAGAACAAAGTCAGGTATGAAAAGTTGACTGCTGAGTTCGTCAAGAACTTCGAGGTCAAGCCTGACTTCTTCGCCAGATCGCCTGGAAGAGTTAACTTGATGGGAGACCACATTGactacaatttcttttcGGTCTTGCCTATGGCTATTGATGTCGATGTAGTTGCTGCTGTGAAAACTAACGACTCTGGAGAAATGGTTATTACCAATACAAACAGTgccaatttcaagaaggaaaccATAAAGCTTCCTGAAGATGGAAGTGTTGTTTCCATAGAAAAGGAACATTTCTCGTGGGCAAGTTACTTCAGTTGTAGTTTGATTGTTGCCCACAAGTACATCATGGAAAAGTATCCCGAGAAG CCATTGAAGGGCTTGTACATTACTTTCGACGGCACTGTCCCTACTGGTGGTGGCTTGTCTTCATCAGCTGCTTTCTGTGTTGCATCCACTTTGGCCGTGTTGAAAGCTAATGGTGTGGATAGTATCAGTAAGGCAGACTTGACTAGAATCACTGTTGTTAGTGAGCACTACGTTGGAGTCAACACTGGTGGTATGGACCAATGTGCTTCTGTATATGGTGAAGCTTCCAAGGCATTGTTAATTCATTTCAGACCTAAGTTGATTGGTATTCCATTTGGATTCCCAAAGATCGCTGAAGACGACGAACTcacatttttgatttccaaCAGTTTGCAAGTTTCCAACAAGCACGAAACTGCTCCTATCCACTACAATTTGAGAGTTGTGGAAATGGCCATTGCTTCTGACATCTTGgcaaagaagttgaacctCAACCCTCCCAGAGATTCTAACGTCTCAACTGCTACTTTAAGAGGTGTCTTGGACTCTTATGTTGCTGAAGTGTTGAAGCAAGAAAAATGGGACGCTGACGACTACCAGACTGGTATCAAGCACTTAAACACTCTTTTGgagattgttgaaagagAATCTATATTTAATGCTGAACAGAAGGTTGGATTCtctgtagaagaagcagcaaAGGAGTTAGGAATTACtgttgaagagttcaaAGAGAAGTACTTATCCAAGATTCCAGTTAGATTCGAAACCTTGAAATTGTACCAAAGAGCAAAACATGTCTACGCAGAGAGTTTGAAGGTATTGGAGTgtttgctgttgttgggAGAGTTCAGCAAGTCGTCGAAGAACCCACAACAATTTCTCGAAGCTTTTGGTAACATTCTAAACGAGTCGCAAAAGTCtttggacttgttgaacaattccTCTaacgagaagttgaacaagatctgTGAAATTGCCCTTAAGAATGGTTCCTACGGTTCCAGAGTCACAGGCGCTGGATGGGGTGGATGCATTGTTCACTTGTCAACGAGCAAAAAATTACCACAATTACAAAAGGCTCTTGTGGACGAATACTTTAAAGTTGAGTTCCCCGCAATCACCCAAGCGGAGTTAGATGAGGCCATTATCAACAGTCAACCTGCTACAGGAAGTTGTGTTGTCTTGTTAGAGTAG
- the GAL10 gene encoding UDP glucose-4-epimerase (GAL10 bifunctional protein [Includes: UDP-glucose 4-epimerase (Galactowaldenase) Aldose 1-epimerase (Mutarotase)]~go_function aldose 1-epimerase activity; catalytic activity~go_process galactose metabolism; nucleotide-sugar metabolism) yields the protein MSAPQDYILITGGAGYIGSHTVIELVNNGYKVVVVDSLVNSSYDAIARIEYIVKQPVPFYQVDIRDGEKLNEVFQKHKITGVIHFAALKAVGESTEIPLEYYDNNVNGTISLLQVMNKNNVKSIVFSSSATVYGDVTRFGDNSMIPIPEHCPTDPTNPYGRTKLVIENILRDVHSSSSSEWKVAVLRYFNPIGAHPSGLIGEDPLGIPNNLLPYLAQVAIGRREKLSVFGSDYASHDGTPIRDYIHVVDLAKGHLAALSFLNKTNEGSFREWNLGTGKGSTVFDVYHAFSKAVGRDLPYEVVGRRAGDVLDLTANPTRANKELEWKAELTIEDACKDLWKWTTGNPTGFKIEGYEWKLFETEGHANRLHTFTTGDVTIALANRGALIQDLSFQGEHLVCAYDNGDDYKLPTNPFFGTNVGRVANRIANGEFKLNGQTYKTPKNENNNTLHGGLVGFDKRNWLGPVISKKEDVFTVKFALIDEDGHNGFPGDLQTIITYTIEPTAVSHEYEAKLINDKVDATIVNLTNHSYFNLSGEPTTDDTDVTLFYDKYMEVDDKTLLPTGNLIKYPHATANVPVHLDQDAFFDYCFIVDEDGCGIDTRKSQLKPIFKATHPRANTEFLFSSTEPSFQFYTGDGVNTKGFVKRSGFCIEPARFVDSISFEKWAPQVILKKGETYGSLTKYSFSKKQ from the coding sequence ATGTCTGCTCCGCAAGATTACATCCTCATCACTGGTGGTGCTGGTTACATTGGATCGCACACCGTGATCGAATTGGTAAACAACGGCTACAAGGTTGTTGTAGTCGACTCTCTTGTTAACTCTTCCTATGATGCTATTGCAAGAATCGAGTACATCGTTAAGCAGCCTGTACCATTCTACCAGGTCGACATTAGAGACGGCGAAAAATTGAACGAAGTGTTCCAAAAGCACAAAATTACCGGTGTTATCCACTTTGCTGCCTTGAAGGCTGTTGGAGAATCTACTGAGATTCCTTTGGAATACTACGACAACAACGTTAACGGTACTATCAGCTTGTTGCAGGtaatgaacaagaataacGTCAAGTCGATCGTTTTCTCCAGTTCAGCCACTGTCTACGGAGACGTTACCAGGTTCGGAGACAATTCTATGATTCCAATTCCAGAACATTGTCCAACTGACCCTACTAACCCTTACGGAAGAACCAAGTTAGTCATTGAGAACATCTTGAGAGATGTccactcttcttcttctctggagTGGAAGGTTGCTGTGTTGAGATACTTCAACCCTATTGGCGCTCATCCTTCTGGTTTAATCGGCGAAGATCCTTTAGGTATCCCCAACAATTTATTGCCTTACCTAGCACAGGTTGCTATTGGCAGACGTGAGAAGTTGTCTGTATTCGGTTCTGACTACGCTTCTCATGATGGAACTCCTATCAGGGACTATATCCATGTCGTAGACTTGGCCAAGGGTCACCTCGCTGCcttgagtttcttgaacaagactAATGAAGGATCTTTCCGCGAATGGAACTTAGGCACTGGTAAGGGTTCTACTGTCTTCGACGTCTACCACGCATTCAGCAAGGCTGTAGGCAGAGACTTACCTTACGAGGTTGTGGGTAGAAGAGCTGGTGATGTGCTCGATTTGACTGCCAATCCTACTAGAGCcaacaaggaattggaatgGAAGGCCGAGTTGACCATTGAAGACGCCTGTAAGGACTTGTGGAAATGGACCACCGGAAACCCAACTGGCTTCAAGATCGAAGGCTACGAATGGAAGTTGTTCGAAACTGAAGGGCATGCCAACAGATTACACACCTTCACTACTGGAGACGTTACCATTGCATTGGCTAACAGAGGTGCTCTTATCCAAGACCTCAGCTTCCAAGGTGAACACTTGGTTTGTGCCTACGACAATGGCGACGACTACAAGCTTCCAACCAACCCATTCTTTGGTACAAATGTTGGCCGTGTAGCCAACAGAATCGCCAACGGTGAGTTTAAGTTGAACGGTCAGACCTACAAGACGCCAAAGAACGAGAACAACAACACCTTACACGGAGGTCTTGTTGGTTTCGACAAGAGGAACTGGTTGGGTCCTGTTATCAGCAAGAAGGAAGATGTGTTCACAGTCAAGTTTGCTCTCATTGACGAAGACGGTCACAATGGCTTCCCAGGTGACTTACAGACCATCATCACCTACACGATTGAACCTACTGCCGTCAGTCATGAGTACgaagccaagttgatcaacgaTAAAGTGGATGCCACAATCGTCAACTTGACCAACCACTCGTACTTCAACCTCTCCGGTGAACCTACGACCGATGACACTGATGTCACCTTGTTTTACGACAAGTACATGGAAGTCGATGATAAGACGTTGTTGCCAACTGGTAACCTCATCAAGTATCCACATGCTACTGCCAACGTGCCAGTTCACTTGGACCAAGACGCTTTCTTCGACTACTGTTTCATTGTCGACGAAGATGGCTGTGGTATCGATACCAGAAAGTCGCAGTTAAAGCCTATTTTCAAGGCTACCCACCCAAGAGCCAACACCGAGTTCCTCTTCTCTTCTACTGAGCCATCTTTCCAGTTCTATACTGGTGACGGTGTTAACACCAAGGGCTTCGTCAAGAGAAGTGGTTTCTGTATCGAGCCAGCCAGATTCGTTGATTCCATCTCTTTTGAGAAATGGGCTCCACAAgtcatcttgaagaagggTGAAACTTATGGTTCTCTCACGAAGTACTCCTTCTCTAAGAAGCAATGA
- a CDS encoding Golgi vesicle docking (go_component Golgi cis-face~go_process ER to Golgi transport) has product MKVYSIYILNKAGGLIYQNDVNPGLTKLTANDYLVLAGTLHGVHAIASKLSINIDGMESHQESTANANSALLVSGRSQDANNNKSGLQSIETDLFNLYVFQTLTGIKFIIITSPNPGELKKSYDSANEVFKQLYIVYSDYVMKDPFYSLDMPIKSFLFDTKVKEFVT; this is encoded by the exons ATGAAAGTATATTCCATTTATATCCTCAACAAGGCTGGAGGGCTCATCTACCAGAATGACGTGAACCCGGGCCTCACCAAACTTACAGCAAATGACTACTTAGTATTGGCCGGAACTTTACATGGTGTTCATGCTATTGCCTCTAAACTTTCAATCAATATAGACGGGATGGAATCTCACCAAGAAAGCACAGCAAATGCCAATTCTGCGTTGCTAGTCTCTGGAAGATCACAAGatgccaacaacaataaatCTGGTCTTCAGAGTATAGAAACtgatctcttcaacttgtatGTCTTCCAAACGCTTACAGGAATCAaattcattatcatcaCATCTCCCAATCCA GGTGAACTTAAAAAACTGTATGACTCTGCTAACGAAGTATTCAAACAGTTGTATATAGTTTACTCCGACTATGTGATGAAGGATCCGTTCTACTCATTGGATATGCCCATAAAAAGTTTCCTCTTTGACACAAAGGTTAAGGAATTTGTAACATGA
- the GAL102 gene encoding putative dtdp-glucose 4,6-dehydratase (UDP-glucose 4-epimerase~go_function catalytic activity~go_process nucleotide-sugar metabolism), with amino-acid sequence MTRFYDKYVLVTGGAGFIGSNFLEYFVRKYPNYHFTCIDKLNYASQCSTASLSVLKGYPNFTFIKLDLSESFSELRQLLVEDFPINQITDIVNFAAESSVDKSFSDPLYFTRNNILVTQNLLECMRLLKQQNSQISVRLLHISTDEVYGDSDILNDEQGRLLPTNPYAATKASIDLIIHSYQCSYDLSVTIIRPNNIYGPHQYPDKIVPVTIERLTKGIKIPIHGIGSNKRRYLHVQDFLDALELIWQNDESINEIYNVGSDEEISNLSLVKLICHLYDRKLTKEQINDKVQFIPDRNYNDMKYSTTCGKIKSLGWKPRIKLVDGLSSLLVE; translated from the coding sequence ATGACTCGCTTCTATGACAAGTATGTTCTAGTTACTGGAGGAGCTGGATTCATAGGTTCCAATTTTCTCGAGTACTTTGTACGAAAATACCCCAACTATCACTTTACATGCATAGACAAGCTTAACTATGCGAGCCAATGTTCTACTGCTTCTCTTTCAGTACTAAAAGGATATCCCAACTTCACTTTTATCAAGCTCGATTTGTCTGAGAGTTTTTCCGAGTTGCGGCAATTGTTAGTAGAAGATTTTCCGATCAACCAAATAACGGATATCGTGAATTTTGCAGCTGAGTCAAGCGTCGACAAGTCGTTTTCCGACCCACTCTACTTCACCAGAAATAACATCCTTGTCACCCAGAACTTATTAGAATGTATGCGTTTGCTTAAGCAACAAAATCTGCAGATACTGGTAAGACTATTGCATATCTCAACCGACGAAGTCTATGGCGACTCGGACATTTTGAATGATGAACAAGGAagacttcttccaacaaatcCTTACGCCGCCACCAAAGCTTCCATTGATCTTATAATACACTCATATCAGTGCTCTTACGATCTACTGGTGACAATAATACGGCCAAATAATATCTATGGACCTCACCAATATCCTGACAAAATTGTGCCAGTGACAATCGAAAGATTGACTAAAGGAATAAAAATCCCTATTCATGGGATCGGTTCTAACAAGAGAAGATATTTGCATGTTCAGGACTTCCTTGATGCCCTTGAGTTGATTTGGCAGAATGATGAGTCCATCAACGAGATCTACAATGTTGGAAGCGACGAAGAAATCAGCAACTTGTCGTTGGTGAAACTCATTTGTCATCTCTATGATAGAAAATTGACAAAAGAACAGATCAATGATAAAGTTCAGTTTATCCCCGACCGGAATTACAACGACATGAAGTACTCCACTACGTGTGGCAAGATCAAACTGCTTGGTTGGAAACCCAGAATCAAGTTGGTGGATGGACTCAGTTCTTTGTTAGTAGAGTAG
- the GAL7 gene encoding galactose-1-phosphate uridyl transferase (go_function UTP-hexose-1-phosphate uridylyltransferase activity~go_process galactose metabolism): MQHLLNPLTSTPTYQQMTNEFDFTNHSHRRFNPLSNTYVLCSPHRAKRPWQGAREEIKKVALPNYDPKCYLCPGNVRATGDVNPKFEATFVFPNDYPAVKLDQPNYVEEESKDSLKGKLLKTQGVKGKCFVICFSPNHSLTLPVMSIPEITNVVEAWTSLYNSLQREALSGNAPYKYLQIFENKGFAMGCSNPHPHGQAWCLDVVPTEVDNELQNMQKYHQENLTHMLGDYVKLELQEKERIVVENDSFIVVVPYWALWPFETLLIAKEHLRSTQDFTEKHKQDLAEVLKVLTTKYDNLFNTSFPYSMGIHQAPLQCSEHEKDASWFHMHFYPPLLRSATVKKFCVGFEMLGEPQRDLTSEQAAARLQELSGDFHFSRN; this comes from the coding sequence ATGCAACATCTTTTGAATCCACTAACATCCACTCCAACTTACCAACAGATGACGAACGAATTCGATTTTACAAACCACTCCCATCGTCGCTTCAATCCGTTGAGCAACACATATGTCTTATGCTCACCACATAGAGCTAAGAGACCATGGCAAGGTGCTCGAGAAGAGATTAAGAAGGTTGCGTTGCCCAACTACGATCCCAAGTGCTACTTATGTCCTGGAAATGTCAGAGCCACTGGAGACGTCAATCCTAAATTCGAAGCCACATTTGTTTTCCCTAACGACTATCCAGCTGTGAAGTTGGACCAACCAAACTAcgtggaagaagagtcCAAGGATTCTTTGAAGggaaagttgttgaagaccCAAGGTGTCAAAGGGAAGTGTTTTGTTATTTGCTTCAGCCCCAACCATAGTCTCACTTTACCAGTGATGTCGATACCAGAGATCACCAATGTGGTCGAAGCTTGGACACTGTTGTACAACAGTTTGCAACGTGAAGCTCTTTCAGGAAATGCTCCCTACAAATATTTACAGATCTTCGAGAACAAAGGCTTTGCTATGGGCTGCTCCAACCCACATCCACACGGCCAGGCCTGGTGTTTGGACGTGGTACCTACGGAAGTCGACAACGAATTACAGAACATGCAAAAGTACCACCAGGAGAACCTTACTCATATGTTGGGTGATTACGTAAAGCTCGAGTTACAAGAGAAGGAAAGGATAGTAGTGGAAAATGACTCCTTTATCGTGGTCGTTCCATACTGGGCTCTCTGGCCATTTGAAACTTTGTTGATAGCTAAAGAACACCTCAGATCCACGCAAGATTTTACTGAGAAGCACAAACAAGACCTTGCCGAAGTGCTTAAGGTCTTGACTACAAAGTACGACAACTTGTTTAATACCTCTTTTCCCTACTCTATGGGTATCCACCAAGCCCCATTGCAATGTTCTGAACACGAGAAGGATGCTTCCTGGTTCCACATGCATTTCTACCCTCCCTTGTTGAGATCAGCTActgtcaagaagttctgTGTTGGCTTTGAGATGTTGGGTGAACCCCAGAGAGATTTGACCAGTGAACAGGCTGCTGCACGTCTCCAGGAATTGAGCGGGGATTTTCACTTCAGCCGTAACTAA